One segment of Methanolinea mesophila DNA contains the following:
- a CDS encoding ATP-dependent DNA ligase produces the protein MQLLEFARYCEQLEKISGRLEMIDLVAGVLPSLDDRELPLFVRFISGRIFPDWSPLKLGIGPNLLYDAITFVVDGTREDVIGEINRLGDVGLAVEKILTRKKIEGSGAGGRTGTATIQQSLFPQDFDLPAVFREFTAIAEAGGKSSQQAKLSHIQNLFQNITPLEGRYLARLLMEDLRIGMGEGNMRDAIARGFGVEPSLVEHAYQAINDLGEVAILARTGARALEDVHIRLFHPVKMMLAQQGTIGETIRDNGAVAAEFKYDGSRFQFHRSKDASGLYSRKLEDVTTALPDIIEALESATGHDVILDGEVIAVRDGKPLPFQTVLRRFRRKYGVESMREEIRLIPHVFDILYLDGETLIDLPLSERRAKLESAMNAHVAPQLVSDDPAEVETFYQQALDAGHEGIMLKVVASPYTPGVRGKNWIKIKPSVDTLDLAVIGADWGEGKRAHYFGSFLLACQDEQGDLTPLSKVATGFSDEQLGEVFDLLKDRVIASQGKEVSFEPGLVFEIGYSEIQKSPNYESGFALRFPRFIRIRDDKSVDEIETLDSVRERYRNQSK, from the coding sequence ATGCAGTTACTGGAATTTGCACGCTATTGCGAGCAACTGGAGAAGATCAGTGGAAGGCTTGAGATGATCGACCTGGTAGCCGGGGTTCTCCCCTCGCTGGACGACCGGGAACTACCCCTCTTTGTAAGGTTCATCTCGGGGAGGATCTTTCCCGACTGGAGCCCTCTGAAACTCGGTATAGGGCCAAACCTTCTCTACGATGCGATCACGTTCGTGGTGGACGGCACGCGGGAGGACGTGATCGGAGAGATAAACCGCCTCGGTGATGTGGGACTTGCGGTTGAGAAGATCCTGACCCGGAAGAAGATCGAGGGGTCGGGAGCAGGTGGCCGCACCGGTACGGCAACGATCCAGCAGTCGCTCTTTCCCCAGGACTTCGATCTCCCCGCGGTCTTCCGCGAGTTCACCGCGATCGCGGAGGCGGGGGGGAAGTCGTCCCAGCAGGCGAAGCTCTCCCACATCCAGAACCTCTTTCAGAACATCACTCCGCTCGAAGGACGATACCTCGCCAGGCTGCTGATGGAGGACCTGCGGATCGGGATGGGAGAAGGGAATATGCGGGACGCCATCGCCCGCGGCTTCGGGGTCGAGCCTTCCCTCGTGGAGCATGCCTACCAGGCCATCAACGACCTCGGGGAGGTCGCGATCCTGGCCAGGACCGGTGCCCGGGCATTAGAGGACGTGCACATACGCCTCTTCCACCCGGTCAAGATGATGCTCGCCCAGCAGGGGACCATCGGTGAAACCATCCGGGATAACGGGGCAGTCGCCGCCGAATTCAAATACGACGGGAGCAGGTTCCAGTTCCACAGGTCGAAAGATGCCTCCGGGCTCTACTCGCGGAAACTCGAAGACGTGACCACTGCCCTGCCCGACATTATCGAGGCTCTTGAATCCGCGACCGGGCACGACGTCATTCTCGACGGCGAGGTCATTGCAGTCCGGGACGGAAAACCTCTGCCCTTCCAGACGGTGCTCCGGCGTTTCAGGCGAAAATACGGGGTCGAATCCATGCGGGAAGAGATCCGGCTGATCCCCCACGTCTTCGATATCCTTTACCTCGACGGAGAGACTCTGATCGACCTTCCGCTCTCAGAGCGACGGGCGAAGCTGGAATCGGCCATGAACGCCCATGTCGCCCCCCAGCTGGTGAGCGACGACCCCGCGGAAGTGGAGACGTTTTACCAGCAGGCCCTCGATGCAGGCCACGAAGGGATCATGCTCAAGGTGGTCGCGTCACCGTACACCCCCGGCGTCCGGGGCAAGAACTGGATAAAGATAAAGCCCTCGGTGGACACTCTGGACCTCGCGGTGATCGGGGCGGACTGGGGCGAAGGGAAGCGGGCCCACTATTTCGGGTCGTTCCTCCTTGCCTGCCAGGACGAACAGGGAGATTTGACTCCCCTCTCGAAGGTCGCAACCGGGTTCTCCGATGAACAGCTCGGGGAGGTATTCGATCTCCTCAAGGACCGGGTCATCGCGAGCCAGGGAAAAGAGGTCAGTTTCGAGCCGGGTCTCGTCTTCGAGATAGGGTACTCAGAGATCCAGAAGAGCCCGAATTACGAGAGCGGGTTCGCCCTCCGGTTCCCCCGGTTCATCCGCATCCGGGACGACAAGTCTGTGGACGAGATAGAGACCCTCGATTCCGTCAGGGAACGATACC
- a CDS encoding MBL fold metallo-hydrolase: MRCIVLASGSSGNCLYLEGSSGALIIDAGLSRKEILTRLKDAGGDPGLVSAILVTHEHTDHLKGVDTLARSLDVPVCATEGTLTEFLVRRKTAKSPVKTITCGYHDIFRIGDFEIEPFETSHDAREPCGFCVTDHDLSIGVCTDTGVITAPVMDVLNRCDGVILESNHCPSMLQNGPYPEMLKRRIRSKRGHLSNNACAACIKELSSGVGKIMLAHLSETNNTPDRALASAREGAGLFIDHVEITVATNPGCAHPWPKRITL; the protein is encoded by the coding sequence ATGCGGTGCATCGTCCTTGCCAGCGGGAGCAGCGGTAACTGCCTCTACCTGGAGGGAAGCAGTGGAGCGCTGATCATCGATGCCGGCCTTTCGCGAAAGGAGATCCTGACCCGGTTGAAGGACGCGGGAGGAGATCCCGGCCTTGTCTCCGCTATTCTGGTCACGCACGAGCATACCGACCACCTGAAAGGGGTTGATACCCTTGCCCGTTCCCTCGACGTACCGGTGTGCGCCACCGAAGGGACGCTCACGGAATTCCTGGTCCGGAGAAAGACCGCAAAAAGTCCGGTGAAGACCATCACCTGCGGGTACCACGACATTTTCCGGATCGGGGACTTCGAGATAGAACCCTTCGAGACCTCGCACGATGCCCGGGAACCGTGCGGATTTTGTGTCACCGATCACGACCTCTCCATCGGGGTCTGTACCGATACCGGGGTGATCACCGCCCCGGTGATGGACGTATTGAACCGGTGCGACGGGGTGATCCTGGAGAGTAATCATTGCCCCTCCATGCTCCAGAACGGGCCATATCCCGAGATGCTGAAGCGGAGGATCCGATCGAAACGGGGGCACCTGTCCAATAACGCCTGCGCAGCCTGCATAAAAGAACTCTCCTCAGGGGTGGGGAAGATCATGCTCGCCCACCTGAGCGAGACTAATAATACCCCCGACAGGGCGCTCGCGAGTGCAAGGGAGGGGGCCGGCCTGTTCATCGACCACGTGGAGATCACCGTCGCCACTAATCCCGGATGCGCTCACCCCTGGCCGAAACGGATAACCCTGTAG
- a CDS encoding ABC transporter ATP-binding protein: MIELSHMSKYFGEKKVVEDISLEIRKGEVFSFIGPSGTGKTTLLRLINLLDTPTSGKILFEGEEPVGDRARTALRRRMSMVFQKPLPLRGDVFSNVAIGLVFRHVSREEISARVPEALELVGLGGYEERKAVTLSGGELQRVAIARAIVTRPEILLLDEPTANLDPISTERAESLIFEIHRRFGVTIILSTHDMVQGQRLADRMAVIIDRTLGQVGTPYEIFYKPASLHVARMVGVDNVLEGEVTTVSDGLATIDVAGLPIQAVSDLPPLTKVRLYLRPEEIWITSGTDRGSARNLVQGTVKEITPMGSMVRLKVDCGPVLTSLITRRSFEDLTIAKGQEVYISFKASAIYVAREEKNR; the protein is encoded by the coding sequence ATGATTGAACTCTCCCATATGTCCAAGTATTTCGGTGAAAAAAAGGTCGTCGAGGATATCAGTCTCGAGATCAGGAAAGGCGAGGTATTTTCATTTATCGGGCCTTCAGGGACCGGAAAAACCACCCTCCTCCGCCTGATCAACCTGCTTGACACCCCGACCTCGGGGAAGATCCTGTTCGAGGGAGAGGAACCCGTGGGAGACCGGGCGCGTACGGCCCTCCGGAGGAGGATGAGCATGGTGTTCCAAAAACCCCTTCCTCTCCGGGGGGACGTGTTCTCGAACGTTGCAATAGGGCTCGTATTCAGGCACGTCTCCCGGGAGGAGATCTCCGCCCGGGTTCCCGAGGCCCTTGAGCTCGTCGGGCTCGGGGGATACGAGGAGAGAAAAGCAGTGACACTCTCAGGGGGGGAACTTCAGAGGGTCGCGATCGCCCGGGCGATCGTCACCCGGCCGGAGATACTCCTGCTCGACGAGCCCACCGCCAACCTCGACCCCATCTCCACCGAGAGAGCGGAGAGCCTCATCTTCGAGATCCACCGCAGGTTCGGGGTGACGATCATTCTCTCCACCCACGACATGGTCCAGGGGCAACGGCTCGCGGACCGGATGGCGGTCATCATCGACCGCACCCTGGGCCAGGTAGGGACACCCTACGAGATCTTCTACAAACCTGCGAGCCTCCATGTCGCCCGTATGGTGGGGGTCGACAACGTTCTCGAAGGGGAAGTAACAACGGTGTCGGATGGGCTCGCCACCATCGATGTTGCAGGATTGCCGATCCAGGCGGTATCCGATCTTCCACCCCTCACGAAGGTAAGACTGTACCTCCGGCCCGAAGAGATATGGATCACCTCGGGAACCGATCGGGGAAGCGCAAGGAATCTCGTGCAGGGAACCGTGAAGGAGATAACCCCGATGGGGAGCATGGTGAGACTCAAAGTGGATTGCGGGCCGGTCCTTACCTCGCTGATCACCAGGCGATCGTTCGAGGACCTCACCATAGCAAAGGGGCAGGAAGTGTATATCTCATTTAAGGCGAGCGCGATCTATGTCGCCCGCGAGGAGAAGAACCGCTGA
- a CDS encoding ABC transporter permease, giving the protein MDEIAQGFIQAFELIVSLNPEVVDITIRSLYISLTATLIASVIAIPLGGLIHFRQFGGKKVLITIIQTLFALPTVIAGLFVYLLLSRAGPLGSFGLLFSPTAMIIGQTVLIVPLMIGMTLIALSGVSRSMQDAIVSLGADQTQTIFTIIKEARYAILGGVALGFSRAISEVGAAMILGGNIKGYTRILTTAIALETSIGDIPLSIALGIILLLIALIVMSIVYFFQSR; this is encoded by the coding sequence ATGGACGAGATTGCGCAGGGATTCATACAGGCGTTCGAGTTAATCGTATCCCTCAACCCGGAAGTCGTCGACATCACTATCAGGTCCCTGTATATCTCCCTGACCGCCACACTCATCGCTTCCGTGATCGCAATCCCCCTCGGAGGGTTGATCCATTTCAGGCAGTTCGGTGGGAAAAAAGTCCTTATCACCATCATACAGACATTATTTGCCCTCCCGACCGTTATCGCCGGGCTCTTCGTCTACCTGCTCCTTTCACGGGCGGGACCACTCGGGTCGTTCGGCCTCCTGTTCTCCCCTACCGCAATGATCATTGGACAGACCGTTCTCATCGTTCCCCTGATGATCGGGATGACTCTCATCGCACTCTCGGGGGTCTCCCGGAGTATGCAGGACGCGATCGTCTCCCTCGGGGCGGACCAGACCCAGACCATCTTTACCATCATAAAGGAAGCACGTTATGCCATTTTGGGAGGTGTGGCGCTGGGGTTTTCGAGGGCAATATCCGAGGTCGGCGCAGCGATGATCCTCGGGGGGAACATCAAGGGATATACCCGGATACTTACAACCGCGATCGCACTGGAGACCTCCATCGGAGATATCCCCCTGTCCATCGCGCTCGGGATCATCCTCCTCCTGATCGCGCTGATCGTCATGTCGATCGTGTATTTCTTCCAGAGCAGGTGA
- a CDS encoding amino acid kinase family protein, giving the protein MRRRFEVESRLKGESLVRREMLRSVSPSDQIRLLPDMTVVKIGGHGVIDYGKEVLLPLVREIGELSREHQLLVVTGGGVRVRHILDIGLDLGMPTGVLAELAGKISEQNATMMAILLSPYGGTRIHTADLLELPTLLKLGVLPVIQGTPPYGLYEQPAEIGAIPPNRTDTGAFLAAEVLGAKALVLAKNVDGLYTKNPLMYDDAEFIADITAQELLDLDLDDLVLEPRAVELLRYTRNLKEIRIVNGHVPGNVTRAVKGETLGTVIRA; this is encoded by the coding sequence ATGAGGCGAAGGTTCGAGGTCGAGAGCAGGCTGAAGGGTGAATCGCTGGTGAGACGGGAGATGCTCAGGTCGGTCTCCCCATCGGACCAGATCCGGCTGCTGCCGGATATGACGGTGGTCAAGATCGGCGGGCACGGGGTAATCGACTATGGTAAGGAGGTGCTGCTCCCCCTGGTCAGGGAGATAGGTGAACTCTCCCGGGAACACCAGCTCCTGGTGGTGACCGGAGGGGGGGTCCGGGTGCGTCACATCCTCGACATCGGGCTCGATCTCGGAATGCCTACAGGGGTGCTCGCGGAACTCGCGGGCAAGATCTCCGAACAGAATGCCACCATGATGGCTATCCTCCTCTCGCCCTACGGGGGGACGAGGATCCATACCGCAGATCTCCTCGAACTGCCCACCCTCCTGAAACTCGGCGTCCTGCCGGTCATCCAGGGCACCCCGCCCTACGGCCTCTACGAACAGCCGGCCGAGATCGGGGCGATACCCCCGAACCGGACCGATACCGGCGCATTCCTTGCCGCCGAGGTGCTCGGGGCAAAGGCCCTGGTCCTCGCAAAGAACGTTGACGGTCTCTACACGAAGAATCCCCTCATGTACGACGACGCCGAGTTTATTGCGGATATCACAGCCCAGGAACTTCTGGACCTGGATCTCGATGACCTGGTCCTCGAACCGAGGGCCGTGGAACTCCTCCGTTATACCAGGAACTTAAAGGAGATCCGGATCGTCAACGGGCATGTCCCGGGGAACGTCACCCGGGCAGTGAAAGGCGAGACACTGGGTACGGTCATCCGGGCATAA
- a CDS encoding putative sulfate/molybdate transporter, which translates to MADPADPAIESKPSPYALRFGISELAGSLGDFGTIIPLILGVSLVSGMDAGYIFLFFGIWFIIVGLYYGLPIPVEPMKVIAVVAIAQDMGAGEIAAAGLMLGVLFLLLGYGTILTTIEKWIPRSVIRGIQFGLALLLIRTAIGFLIPDPFAFVAGMAIIVAGFFIARRMKAPDLSSLVLIGVAIGVGVYLNGIPTPTLLSVPHLVIPPLDVYPGALVTLVAPQAVLTVTNAILATALLSRDLFSPGVDSPKLSRTIGLMNLLSVPFGGMPMCHGAGGLAGQYRFGARTGGANIYAGLILLAVALVFAGPGFLDIISSGFYAALLVFVAIELFIHGMKTDSYPVTGVVGIVALATSMTAGFVAGMILAYLLPKPYGVREKKES; encoded by the coding sequence ATGGCAGATCCGGCCGATCCCGCGATTGAAAGTAAACCTTCGCCCTACGCGCTCAGGTTCGGGATCTCCGAACTCGCGGGGAGTCTCGGGGACTTCGGGACGATCATCCCCTTAATTCTCGGCGTTTCCCTCGTTTCCGGGATGGACGCGGGATATATCTTCCTCTTCTTCGGGATATGGTTCATCATCGTGGGGCTGTATTACGGCCTTCCCATACCGGTCGAGCCCATGAAGGTGATCGCCGTGGTCGCGATCGCCCAGGACATGGGTGCCGGGGAGATCGCCGCGGCCGGGCTGATGCTCGGGGTGCTCTTCCTGCTGCTCGGGTACGGCACCATACTCACGACCATCGAGAAGTGGATCCCGCGAAGCGTTATCAGGGGAATACAGTTCGGGCTCGCGCTCCTCCTGATCAGGACCGCGATCGGGTTCCTGATCCCCGACCCCTTCGCGTTCGTCGCCGGGATGGCCATCATAGTTGCGGGATTTTTCATTGCCCGGAGGATGAAGGCGCCTGACCTGTCGTCCCTCGTGCTTATCGGGGTCGCGATAGGGGTGGGAGTATATCTCAACGGGATCCCCACCCCCACGCTCCTCTCCGTACCGCACCTGGTCATCCCCCCGCTCGACGTATATCCCGGGGCTCTGGTGACGCTTGTCGCCCCCCAGGCGGTACTGACCGTGACCAACGCCATCCTGGCCACAGCCCTCCTCTCCCGGGACCTTTTCTCTCCGGGGGTTGACTCGCCGAAACTGTCCAGGACTATCGGATTGATGAACCTGCTCTCCGTTCCTTTCGGCGGGATGCCGATGTGTCACGGTGCGGGAGGGCTCGCAGGCCAGTACCGTTTCGGCGCCCGGACCGGAGGGGCGAATATTTATGCGGGGCTAATCCTCCTTGCGGTCGCCCTTGTCTTCGCAGGCCCGGGTTTCCTGGATATCATATCGTCAGGTTTTTACGCAGCGCTGTTGGTCTTCGTCGCGATAGAACTGTTCATCCACGGTATGAAAACGGATTCTTACCCGGTGACAGGGGTGGTGGGAATCGTCGCCCTCGCGACCTCCATGACTGCGGGCTTCGTGGCAGGCATGATCCTCGCCTACCTGCTCCCGAAGCCCTACGGGGTCCGGGAGAAGAAGGAATCGTGA
- a CDS encoding substrate-binding domain-containing protein, with translation MVAMLLGAALFAGCTTTPAPGGSQTATPTPTAATGETPQLLIATTTSLYDTGLWDYLQQMYESTHDVKLLITSQGTGKAIELAINGDADILAVHSPAQEAAFIANGSGLNSRCFAYNYFIIVGPADDPAGVANLTPEEAFLKIREQGMAGTPGVFFVSRGDNSGTHSAEKAIWKNAKLDYATQVEGSGNWYVEAGSGMGATLQLASEKGAYTLTDEGTFLAYKGQLDLVPVISSGASLLNRYSVMTVYYPGVTPQKLELGNEFVDWMISPDTQTAIGEYGVSKYGKPLFTPMFGNCSQFNCDCSSPATLLMPSVAPTKA, from the coding sequence ATGGTAGCAATGCTCCTTGGAGCGGCCTTGTTTGCAGGCTGCACTACAACCCCCGCCCCCGGCGGAAGTCAGACCGCGACGCCGACACCGACCGCCGCCACGGGTGAAACCCCGCAGCTGCTCATCGCTACCACCACGAGCCTTTACGACACCGGCCTGTGGGACTATCTCCAGCAGATGTACGAAAGCACGCACGATGTCAAGCTGCTGATCACCTCCCAGGGAACCGGTAAAGCGATCGAACTCGCCATCAACGGCGACGCCGACATCCTCGCCGTGCACTCTCCTGCACAGGAAGCGGCATTCATCGCAAACGGTTCGGGCCTGAACTCCCGGTGCTTTGCGTACAATTACTTCATCATCGTAGGACCGGCGGATGATCCTGCGGGTGTGGCGAACCTGACCCCGGAAGAGGCGTTCTTAAAGATACGCGAACAGGGTATGGCAGGTACCCCCGGAGTATTCTTCGTTTCCCGCGGTGACAACTCCGGGACTCACTCCGCGGAAAAGGCCATCTGGAAGAATGCAAAGCTCGACTATGCCACCCAGGTCGAGGGATCGGGCAACTGGTACGTTGAAGCCGGCTCGGGAATGGGAGCGACGCTCCAGCTGGCAAGCGAGAAGGGTGCCTACACTCTCACCGATGAAGGCACGTTCCTTGCATACAAGGGCCAGCTCGACCTGGTACCGGTCATCTCCTCGGGCGCGTCACTGCTGAACAGGTACTCGGTCATGACCGTGTACTACCCCGGGGTCACCCCGCAGAAACTCGAGCTCGGAAACGAATTCGTCGACTGGATGATCTCCCCTGACACCCAGACCGCGATCGGGGAGTACGGGGTATCCAAGTACGGAAAACCGCTGTTCACCCCGATGTTCGGGAACTGCAGCCAGTTCAACTGCGACTGCTCATCCCCGGCAACCCTGCTGATGCCCTCGGTGGCCCCCACCAAGGCGTGA
- the hisD gene encoding histidinol dehydrogenase has product MWREVGIQDWVRRRSSGLLSARDAVEEIIGMVREGGDKALFDLTERFDKLRLDSLLVTDSERDAAYGQVDERIIEMLVEAEARISRFHELQKPKELWLEEVEEGITLGMKISPLDRIGAYIPGGKAAYPSTALMCVIPARVAGVPSVCCCTPPPVHPLTMVALDIAGADEIYQVGGAQAVAAMALGTETIDPVQKIVGPGNIYVTMAKMMLREHAEIDFPAGPSEIAILADETADPEYIAADILAQAEHDPHAACLLVTTEAGIADAVGRHLIDQVAGAKRAGIIAEAMENAGYVLVGSLQEGVDIINQAAPEHLSIQVADPMRVLSGVRHAGSMFVGPYAAVACGDYASGTNHVLPTAGYAHMHSGLDVLHFCTRSQIQFIGREGLESIGDIVETLADAEGLYAHGDAIRIRRRPR; this is encoded by the coding sequence ATGTGGCGAGAGGTAGGAATACAGGACTGGGTCCGCCGGAGGTCCTCCGGGCTGCTCTCCGCCCGGGACGCAGTGGAAGAGATTATAGGAATGGTACGGGAGGGAGGGGATAAAGCGCTCTTCGACCTCACCGAACGGTTCGACAAGCTCCGCCTCGATTCCCTCCTGGTAACGGATTCGGAACGCGACGCCGCATACGGCCAGGTGGACGAGAGGATTATCGAGATGCTTGTGGAAGCCGAGGCCCGTATCTCGCGGTTTCACGAACTCCAGAAGCCGAAGGAGCTCTGGCTCGAGGAGGTCGAGGAGGGGATTACCCTCGGGATGAAGATATCCCCGCTGGATCGGATCGGTGCCTACATCCCAGGCGGGAAGGCAGCCTACCCATCGACCGCACTCATGTGCGTGATCCCGGCGCGGGTTGCAGGGGTCCCCTCGGTATGCTGTTGTACCCCGCCGCCGGTTCACCCGCTTACCATGGTCGCACTGGACATCGCGGGTGCTGACGAGATATACCAGGTCGGGGGGGCCCAGGCAGTCGCGGCGATGGCACTCGGGACCGAGACCATCGACCCGGTGCAGAAGATCGTGGGGCCGGGGAACATCTACGTCACCATGGCAAAGATGATGCTCCGGGAGCACGCGGAGATCGACTTCCCCGCCGGGCCGAGCGAGATCGCGATCCTGGCCGACGAGACCGCGGACCCGGAGTATATCGCCGCCGACATCCTCGCCCAGGCAGAGCACGACCCCCACGCAGCCTGCCTGCTGGTGACTACGGAGGCCGGGATCGCGGATGCCGTGGGGAGACACCTCATCGATCAGGTAGCCGGAGCGAAGAGAGCGGGAATAATCGCAGAAGCGATGGAGAATGCAGGATACGTGCTGGTGGGATCTCTCCAGGAAGGAGTTGACATCATCAACCAGGCCGCACCGGAACACCTTTCAATCCAGGTCGCGGACCCCATGCGGGTGCTCTCCGGGGTTCGTCATGCAGGTTCAATGTTCGTAGGGCCGTATGCCGCGGTCGCCTGCGGCGATTATGCCTCGGGTACGAACCATGTGCTCCCCACCGCAGGATACGCCCATATGCACTCCGGACTCGATGTGCTGCATTTCTGCACCCGGTCCCAGATACAGTTTATAGGACGGGAGGGCCTGGAGAGTATCGGCGATATCGTGGAAACACTGGCCGATGCCGAGGGTCTTTATGCACACGGAGATGCGATAAGGATACGGAGAAGACCGCGGTAG
- the brxD gene encoding BREX system ATP-binding protein BrxD, translating into MNIPGKENADPRRMESENIINALRRGTVPASGLSRIAVGVDVEEGVIARQLDYVGRGGADLKFIRGDYGSGKTFLVARSLEIAQQAGFVTAHVTISASTPLYKLKGIYQQICATMRTREEEHAPKAIIDSWLFGIEERIMKVSGSTVEDQALETATAKEIENALAGISEMNTSMAAALRTYYKAHNAGDFQLAQAALGWICAEPNIGRDFKQKAGIRGDIDESVALTFLKGFTTIIVGSGYAGLAIAVDEVENTQALPRNQREKGYTTLQRIIDAVDRGEMPHTYFLFTGTPAFFEGPRGIRSLPPLYDRISVVQKDEFKNPRQPQIILSRFDAKKLQQVAEKVCDIYSRAYTEVDKSRVSHRFIRAMIQKITNRFGGRVDVIPRIFLKEFVDVLDKCELYEDYDPWTSYQFDASALKGELTQEEEAVMVVEF; encoded by the coding sequence ATGAATATACCGGGTAAGGAGAACGCGGACCCCCGGCGCATGGAGAGCGAGAATATCATCAACGCCCTCCGCAGGGGAACAGTCCCGGCGAGCGGGCTCTCGAGGATTGCGGTCGGGGTGGATGTCGAAGAGGGTGTAATCGCCCGGCAACTGGACTATGTCGGAAGGGGAGGGGCGGATCTCAAGTTCATCCGGGGGGACTACGGGAGCGGAAAGACCTTCCTGGTCGCCAGGTCCCTCGAGATTGCCCAGCAGGCGGGATTCGTCACCGCTCACGTGACCATCTCCGCGAGCACCCCTCTCTACAAGCTGAAAGGCATTTACCAGCAGATATGTGCGACGATGCGGACCAGGGAGGAGGAACACGCCCCCAAAGCCATCATCGACTCCTGGCTCTTCGGCATCGAGGAGCGGATCATGAAAGTCTCCGGAAGCACCGTGGAGGACCAGGCGCTGGAGACGGCGACCGCGAAAGAGATCGAGAATGCGCTCGCGGGAATATCGGAGATGAATACCTCCATGGCCGCCGCACTCCGCACCTATTACAAGGCCCATAACGCCGGGGACTTCCAGCTCGCCCAGGCGGCCCTCGGATGGATATGCGCCGAGCCGAATATCGGGAGGGACTTCAAACAAAAAGCGGGGATCCGGGGAGATATCGACGAATCGGTGGCGCTCACATTCCTGAAGGGGTTCACCACCATCATCGTCGGTTCCGGGTATGCCGGTCTCGCCATCGCAGTGGACGAGGTAGAAAACACACAGGCCCTTCCCAGGAACCAGAGGGAGAAGGGCTACACCACCCTCCAGCGGATCATCGATGCGGTAGACCGGGGGGAGATGCCCCACACCTATTTCCTCTTCACCGGCACCCCTGCATTCTTCGAAGGTCCCCGGGGAATCCGTTCGCTTCCGCCACTTTACGACCGGATATCCGTCGTCCAGAAGGATGAGTTCAAGAATCCCCGCCAGCCTCAGATCATCCTCTCCCGGTTCGATGCGAAGAAACTGCAGCAGGTAGCCGAGAAAGTCTGCGATATCTACTCGCGGGCGTATACCGAGGTCGATAAGAGCAGGGTCTCCCACCGGTTCATACGGGCGATGATCCAGAAGATCACCAACCGGTTCGGGGGGAGAGTGGACGTGATACCCCGTATCTTCCTCAAGGAGTTCGTCGATGTCCTGGATAAATGCGAATTATACGAGGATTACGATCCATGGACCAGCTACCAGTTCGACGCCTCTGCCCTGAAAGGAGAGCTCACCCAGGAGGAGGAAGCGGTGATGGTGGTGGAGTTCTGA